Proteins encoded in a region of the Pelmatolapia mariae isolate MD_Pm_ZW linkage group LG16_19, Pm_UMD_F_2, whole genome shotgun sequence genome:
- the LOC134644075 gene encoding MAPK/MAK/MRK overlapping kinase-like isoform X1, whose amino-acid sequence MMHYSNWLIDVKNRASLRNEYKSPPNTDWIKRGNIADMQNNNPHLNEKASELAAAIHLLKKGYKIIKKIGEGTFSEVLKTQSLKDGKFYACKTMKQTINSLEQANNLREVQAMKRLSPHANIVQLHELIFDKETGRVSLICELMEMNIYEYIQGRKTPLPEHTVKHYMYQLCKSLEHMHSCGIFHRDVKPENILIKQNILKLGDFGSCRSVYSKPPHTEYISTRWYRAPECLLTDGYYSLKMDIWSAGCVFFEIMSLNPLFPGTNELDQIAKIHDILGTPDQSLLQKFKQSRAMHFNFPPKKGTGISRLIPKCPAPALSLLYQMLAYDADERITAETALRHTYFREIRMADKKAESLHRVSGTMDVIGSCVTQNSVDHICRPARVGKQLRGRHTRQTPLMSHNMKHVADTLIRRNIPHYPAELPKLNVVVPGPQISFPVSTMPAFTVTHRGTLPTITSKKCQSQLAKPRDDSHHAAFKTYYMPPLDRKHGGC is encoded by the exons ATGATGCACTACTCAAACTGGCTCATTGACGTGAAAAACAGGGCAAGCCTTCGAAATGAGTACAAATCACCACCTAACACCGACTGGATTAAGAGGGGGAATATTGCGGACATGCAGAACAACAACCCGCATCTTAACGAAAAAGCATCCGAACTAGCAGCTGCCATTCATCTCTTGAAAAAAG GCTACAAAATAATCAAGAAAATTGGGGAAGGCACATTTTCAGAGGTCCTGAAAACTCAGAGCTTAAAAGATGGGAAGTTTTATGCATGTAAAACCATGAAGCAGACAATAAACAG TCTGGAGCAGGCCAACAATCTGCGGGAAGTCCAGGCAATGAAGAGACTGAGCCCTCATGCAAATATTGTCCAGCTACATGAACTGATTTT TGACAAGGAAACTGGAAGGGTATCTTTGATATGTGAGCTGATGGAAATGAATATCTATGAGTATATACAAG GAAGAAAAACACCTCTGCCCGAACATACAGTAAAGCACTACATGTACCAGCTCTGCAAGTCGCTTGAACACATGCACAG CTGTGGGATCTTTCACAGAGATGTAAAACCAGAAAACATTCTTATAAAG CAAAACATTTTGAAGCTTGGCGATTTTGGCTCGTGTCGGAGTGTGTACTCGAAGCCCCCACACACAGAGTACATCTCCACACGCTGGTACAGAGCCCCGGAGTGCCTGCTCACTGACGGGTATTACAGCCTTAAGATGGACATTTGGAGCGCCGGTTGTGTCTTCTTTGAAATCATGAG CTTGAATCCTCTCTTCCCTGGAACCAACGAGTTGGACCAGATTGCCAAGATTCACGATATTTTGGGAACACCAGATCAAAGTCTGCTCCAAAAGTTCAAGCA GTCTAGAGCGATGCATTTCAACTTCCCTCCAAAAAAAGGCACTGGCATCTCACGGTTAATCCCCAAATGCCCAGCTCCAGCTCTGTCTCTCCTCTATCAGATGCTTGCCTATGACGCCGATGAACGAATCACTGCTGAAACAGCCCTAAGGCACACATACTTTAGGGAAATAAG GATGGCAGATAAGAAGGCCGAGAGTCTTCACAGAGTTTCTGGGACTATGGATGTAATCGGAAGCTGTGTGACACAAAACTCAGTTGACCATATCTGTCGACCAGCTCGAGTTGGGAAACAACTGAGAGGGAGACACACAAGACAAACACCTTTAATGAGT CACAACATGAAGCATGTAGCAGACACCCTCATCCGACGGAACATCCCTCATTATCCAGCAGAGCTGCCCAAGCTCAATGTGGTTGTACCGGGACCGCAGATCTCCTTCCCAGTCTCCACTATGCCCGCATTTACCGTCACTCACAGAGGCACACTGCCAACTATCACATCCAAAAAGTGCCAGTCACAGTTGGCCAAG
- the LOC134644075 gene encoding MAPK/MAK/MRK overlapping kinase-like isoform X2: MHRYKIIKKIGEGTFSEVLKTQSLKDGKFYACKTMKQTINSLEQANNLREVQAMKRLSPHANIVQLHELIFDKETGRVSLICELMEMNIYEYIQGRKTPLPEHTVKHYMYQLCKSLEHMHSCGIFHRDVKPENILIKQNILKLGDFGSCRSVYSKPPHTEYISTRWYRAPECLLTDGYYSLKMDIWSAGCVFFEIMSLNPLFPGTNELDQIAKIHDILGTPDQSLLQKFKQSRAMHFNFPPKKGTGISRLIPKCPAPALSLLYQMLAYDADERITAETALRHTYFREIRMADKKAESLHRVSGTMDVIGSCVTQNSVDHICRPARVGKQLRGRHTRQTPLMSHNMKHVADTLIRRNIPHYPAELPKLNVVVPGPQISFPVSTMPAFTVTHRGTLPTITSKKCQSQLAKPRDDSHHAAFKTYYMPPLDRKHGGC; the protein is encoded by the exons ATGCATC GCTACAAAATAATCAAGAAAATTGGGGAAGGCACATTTTCAGAGGTCCTGAAAACTCAGAGCTTAAAAGATGGGAAGTTTTATGCATGTAAAACCATGAAGCAGACAATAAACAG TCTGGAGCAGGCCAACAATCTGCGGGAAGTCCAGGCAATGAAGAGACTGAGCCCTCATGCAAATATTGTCCAGCTACATGAACTGATTTT TGACAAGGAAACTGGAAGGGTATCTTTGATATGTGAGCTGATGGAAATGAATATCTATGAGTATATACAAG GAAGAAAAACACCTCTGCCCGAACATACAGTAAAGCACTACATGTACCAGCTCTGCAAGTCGCTTGAACACATGCACAG CTGTGGGATCTTTCACAGAGATGTAAAACCAGAAAACATTCTTATAAAG CAAAACATTTTGAAGCTTGGCGATTTTGGCTCGTGTCGGAGTGTGTACTCGAAGCCCCCACACACAGAGTACATCTCCACACGCTGGTACAGAGCCCCGGAGTGCCTGCTCACTGACGGGTATTACAGCCTTAAGATGGACATTTGGAGCGCCGGTTGTGTCTTCTTTGAAATCATGAG CTTGAATCCTCTCTTCCCTGGAACCAACGAGTTGGACCAGATTGCCAAGATTCACGATATTTTGGGAACACCAGATCAAAGTCTGCTCCAAAAGTTCAAGCA GTCTAGAGCGATGCATTTCAACTTCCCTCCAAAAAAAGGCACTGGCATCTCACGGTTAATCCCCAAATGCCCAGCTCCAGCTCTGTCTCTCCTCTATCAGATGCTTGCCTATGACGCCGATGAACGAATCACTGCTGAAACAGCCCTAAGGCACACATACTTTAGGGAAATAAG GATGGCAGATAAGAAGGCCGAGAGTCTTCACAGAGTTTCTGGGACTATGGATGTAATCGGAAGCTGTGTGACACAAAACTCAGTTGACCATATCTGTCGACCAGCTCGAGTTGGGAAACAACTGAGAGGGAGACACACAAGACAAACACCTTTAATGAGT CACAACATGAAGCATGTAGCAGACACCCTCATCCGACGGAACATCCCTCATTATCCAGCAGAGCTGCCCAAGCTCAATGTGGTTGTACCGGGACCGCAGATCTCCTTCCCAGTCTCCACTATGCCCGCATTTACCGTCACTCACAGAGGCACACTGCCAACTATCACATCCAAAAAGTGCCAGTCACAGTTGGCCAAG